The genomic DNA CGTAATGTATTCCGATATGTTTTCAACTATCTCATTTCAGCAAGAAGGTGTCCAGGAAAGTACTGGTTGTAATCTCCCTCGTCTGTGCTATTTGCGCCGTTGGTGGCGGGCTGATACTGATCTACGCACTCGATGAATGCTCTTTTTCACGTTGCTCACAGACCCCACCTGGACATGAAGAATTGCACGACGGGAGCAGTACGGCCCATGCAACAACCAGGGTAACTACAACAGTCAGTGACACAAAAGAGTCGCCCCCGACAGATaaatatttcttcaaaaatgCTATTGTCACCGCTGACAATGGAAGATGCTCAGTCGTTGGAAGGTTAGTAATACATGAAAGTAATACATTATTAATAGCCTTGCTAACAGCAAATCATGTGCAAATAAACgcaattttattgttgactaACTGATTCTAGTCCGCACTAAaattcagttattaataaaaacAATCGGAAACAATATACATTGCTGATGTATTTTACAAGTTAAATACGAAGTATTCTGACAAGGTTCTAGGAGTACAGGACAAACTGCATTTTACTGTcggaataaaattatttgaaaacacAACACATGTGGAACTTTAACCATCTCTACCTTTAGACATTCCTTAATCTCAATAGTCAGTATTTTGATAGAGAAAGCATACAATGTAAATTTAAGACAGCAAACAGACTGTGAtacaattttgttcatgtgGCTTCCTCGATCAATAAAACTAATGTAAAATTCACGAAGATACGGAATTCACTCTTGTTCTAACACAGCTGAATCGCGGAAAGGACTTTGGCGTCTCGGGCATACTAGAGTGAACCTaatttttgctgttgtttcgCTCTTTGAGGGATATATTGCAGGCCGGGGGAAGTGCCGTTGATGGCGCTATTGCAAGCCTGCTGTGCAACGGTATAGCTAACACACTATTTCACGGCATCGGTGGAGGTAACTTTATGGTCATTTACGACAAGAAAAGAGGAAAAGTTGAAGCAATCGATGCACGTGAACAAGCGCCCGCAGCGGCGACACAGAACATGTATATAGATCACCCGAAAGATGATGCTTCAACAGTCGGTAAGCTATCAGCGAGGACTGACAACACACATCTTTGTCCAgaataattttcaatatttttcctttcaaagtaaaaggcaaagtaaaatatttCCTTGTTTAAAATTCTTAGAGGCTGCATGTTGAAAGACATGCATTAAAGACGCGACAAAATCATTGTCTATGCTATAGGCTGCCAttatgtaataaaattacaCTTTTCCGATTGCGGAACTGCTGATATGGCAGATAGTGGATATCAACAACGACACATTTCATATTGATAAACGGTATAATTTTGTTGATTAAGTGAAAGTAAAATTGGATGATGTTTTGTGGAAGAAAAAGTGCATTAAGACGTTGTTACTAGGCCTTTAAAGTGAATATATTGCGCTACCACAGGCGGGTTGGCTGTAGGTGTACCGGGTGAAGTAGAGTGTTTCTGGACAGCCCACATGAAGTACGGTAAACTGCCGTGGAAGGACCTCTTCGAGCCGTCTATCAAATTAGCTGAAGAGGGCATGGAAATCGATGGTGCTCTCGCCTACGGGATAAGATACACAGAAAACTACATAAGAACGATGCCGAACCTTggtaaaagtgaaaaaatgatttttgaaatcTCTAATGCTGAATGTCAAAGATGGCCGCGAACGTTTTCAACTGTACGGGATAACCTGGTTGAATTTCCCAATTTTACATGTCATTGTCTTCCATTTTGTGTAGGTCCTTAAATATTCAACCATTTTATGTATCATTGAACGACAGCTTACGGAATCTATTCTATGGCATATAACTTAGACATTTTCAATCGAATTTTATCGAAAACACCTGCCTTGTCAAATCTCATAGACAATGTGTGCGTTAGTGTTTTGAACTTGATTTGAATAACATATTCAGTCAGACACAggcaagacatatatatataccagcAGCAGACTTCGATATGTCacttttctttccatttcagcGAAGTTTTCCTCAAGGATGACGGAAGTCTAAAGCAAGAGGGTGACATAATGTTTCGACCGAAATTAGCCCACACATACAGGAGAATCGCCGCTGGGGGCGCTGAAGCATTCTACACTGGTCGATTGGCTGACGATATCGTCGCAGACATTAAAGAACAAGGTAAGTAAGGTCACAGAAAGCAAACCGTGTGGTACAGATAATATACTTGTCAACATAGGGTATAAACTGGTCGTgatttcattttcctttatgTTTATTTGTACGCACCCATGAGATATTAACAACGTAGCTTTTttggtttcatcaatttttttataacACCTTTGGATTTCATGTCGGTATATTGAGcgagaattttgtgattttttttgtggcTGTGAAAATAACATTAGAAATCCAATGTGCTTTTGTAATGACAAAAAGTTGTCATCACTTGCGAATGTTATTATCATCGTCACTTCAGGTGGCATCATCACCGCGGAGGATATGAGAAATTATCGCGTGAGATTTCGAGAACCTGTCACGGCTGAGTTCGATGGACTGAAAGCCTATTCATTACCACCGCCCTCTAGCGGTGCTGTGCTGATGTTGATACTGAATATTCTCAGAGGTAAGTATTCCATCACATTGAAATGATCTTACTTGAACgagttattattatttgtgtATTAAAATGATTGGTCATTATATTCAAAAGAATTATAGAAAAATCAACATGACGAGAATAACATACATATTTCCAATTCGCATGTTGACATCGATTTTTCTAAACATTTTAGATAACTTTTCAAATCCATTGTTTCTGATGGGTCTCGACAATACATGCTGTCAGACAGCAAACATTCCCGTCATCTGTGCTCATTTTATCCAGGAAACTGAATGCAAATCTGAacattgaaacatttttatttttgagaaaGATAAAAATTCCATAACGATGCCAAAATCAACTCCTGAAAATTATCCACTGATCCAACGACGAATGATAATTTCCAGGGTACAACATGACTGAAGATAGCGTCAGAGATAAGGAGTCCAAGATTCTAACCTATCATCGCATGGTGGAGGccttcaaatttgcatatgccaAACGATCTCTCCTCGGAGACATTGACTTTGAAGACGTCGCTGACGTGAGTTTAAGATTTCTCTGACAATCGTCGGTTCAGAGAAGAAAACCGTACCAAGAGCTCTGTCCAGATTACTATTCTACTTTTCAAAAGTTATGGCAACAAGCATCcaaaatctcagtatttttGGTTGTCGATTTTGACATAAAAGAGCCGATAGAAGGAGATGACGTGATCTATGATGCAATTTGTTTCTTGTTCACCCTTTCATTCAGTTTAAAGCTGAACATATCAGATAATCTTGGCAAGAACATGGAACAGGAAATTCCATCTCTCAATTATTGCGAATAATGATAACAGATTTCGAAAAAAATATGTGCACAGCATTGTAAGCAAGTTTTTAcgaaaatgaacttttaaagGCCCACTACTGCGAAATTTGTCCCACCTTAAGGTACCTCCAATGTCCACAGATATTtattgcaatctgcaaattgaacgatattgtcattaaatatgcctgaACAGcgtttgcttgtggcagaataggcaagaaattgaacagatttttgcCCATTTAAATtttccgccattttcaaaatcttgccatgttCAGTGAAAATGGAGAATTTTTAGTCAAAGTCGAGTGAATCCCTTTTCCGTCCTTTCAGTGGGTCACACCATGTtgtgtttgtaaatatttaaatgtgtaaatgcaCAATTtatgctgtttatcatgtagttgtctGAAGGTGGCTATTTGGGGTGCGGCACTcctttattatttgtcttactgaaacctccctATGCAGTCCCACTCATtattatacttgagtaaacatctctgattacaaacatttctatgaactaattataatctaaatataaaatcatgaaaataatgccaaaagttgcagctcatgtgcctttaatcGACGTCTTTTTCAGATCACCGCCAACATGACGTCACCGGAGTATGCAGCCAGTCTTAGAGATAAGATTCATGATAATCAGACGCATGATTATCTTTATTACGGACCTGATTTCTATCTCAAAGACGACGCTGGAACATCTCATCTATGTGCAACAGACGCTGATGGCAACGCCGTGGCAGTAACTGCCACCATTAACCTTCAGTAAGTAGACACCTAACAGTCACTTACTTACCAGCTTTGGCAGATCTTTGCGCCTACTTATTCACAAATAAAACTTTCTGACAACTATCGAATATTTCAATTCAGAGATTATATCCAaacgttttgtttgtttgtctgcagCTTATCACACTTCAATGGGTCAATTTAAGGTAAATACTAAACTGAACGAGGCAAAACGCTTAAATTATATGTCGCTCTCGATTACGTGACTGAAGTGAAGTTCAAATCTATTTTGTTATCGCAATACCCGGGAAACGGTTTTCAGGCGATGATAGAAACTTTTTGTTGTCCATAACATATTATTACGCCTCAAGTACATTCACTCGTCATTTTTTTCCTGACCCTTTAGTTTTCTGTCTTTTGCTACATCCTGTCACAGATTTACTCCATAGAtcctttgaaataaatttatctgcaCTGACACACATTATATTGTAGATGAGTGTTATGATTTTAATATAGTGTAACTGTATTTTACGTGACTTTATCCTACAAAAATAGATGTATTTACAAATTACGTCTACacgaagaaagaaaaactaacATTTGCATTCATGAAACCCTATGACGTGTGAATGGTATTTAAGATCGATGGTTTCTAGTAGCTTAACATCGTTAGaagaatgattgattgattgattgattgattgattgatttgttaACATCTTTTCATGACCATTAGTTTCATGTCAAGACAGAACCTACCGAATACCGAACTGTGATTTCCTTTTTGACAGCTTCGGGTCAAAGGTTATGGGTACTCGAACGGGTATCATATTCAACAACGAAATGGACGATTTCTCTACTCCAAACACAACAAACGCACACGGAGTACCAGCCTCCGAGTCAAACTACATCAAACCAGGGAAGCGACCGATGTCCTCGATGTCACCTACCATTGTACTTGATGGCAACGGTGATGTACAACTACTTGTTGGTGCCTCAGGGGGACCGACAATCACCACTTCAGTTGCACTGGTAGGAAAGCCTTCTTCGTTCTCTAGACTAGTGGCATGGTTATGCCATTGAAAAAGGACAAAGTTTCGTATGTGATTGATTGCCTGACCTATTAGTGATTTTAGTGCGATATATTTTCGAAGAGTACTATAAAGACTGTGTTGAGATTTATTATTTCAGTTTTGTGGCAAAGTCACaaaaaactaaatgatattCCCTTCACCGGGACAGCACAAGTACCACAGTTTGCTTTTAGCCTGGATTTGATTCTCAATCAATACACGACATACAGCATCGTCACGGAAAGTGGAGACAGTTTGATGAACACAAAACAGACAAAGTCGGGGAAAAACTGAGAACAACGGGGAATTTTCGTATTGCCGCATTGACGTAATTTTACAATTGAACTTCAGTTCGTAACcttgtgatttttaaaaatggggTATGATCACTTTAAAAaggctttaaaaaaattgaatctGAACAATTCCTTGTGTAATAAAATTTGGATGCTGGCTCTGCTTCGTCTTTCAAAATAGGTCAATGCCATTACTGTTTTCGCCATGCCTCTGAGAGCGATAAGGAGCAAGCTTGAGAAGAAATGATAACAGTTTTAAAAAACCATATGTAGATGTGTTTAGTCAGCAACTAGATAATTAAACATTAATGCAAGATGGCTTCGATAGTTTGAAAGACTAACGACTTCTTGCTGATATCATTGTGTTCAAAGACGTcttcaatttaaaattttatgattGGACTCTACTTCTCTTGTCAGATTGCTGCCAGGACTCTGTGGTTCGGACAAAGTATACAAGATGCAATGAACAACGCCCGATTTCATCACCAGCTAATACCGGACAGGATTGACTTTGAGACAAAGATGGACGAGGTAATATCATCATcttatcaccatcatcatcatcatcatcatcaccaccaccaccacacacCACCACCaaaccatcaccatcatcatcatcatccatcatcatcatcatcatcatcatcatcatcatcacatcgttgtcgtcgtcgtcgtcgtcgtcgtcgtcgttatcaccaccaccaccaccaccaccatcatcatcatcatcatcatcatcatcatctcaccATCATCCCAACAGGGATCATCAAGCTGAAATAACAATCCTAAAGCACTTCGCTCAACTAGTACCGCTGTCCCTGAAAATGTAGTCCTTTTTAGAATTTTCACCGAAATTGTTCTGTACTCCAGACGGGTCAGTCTTAGTCGTCTCTCTTTGTGTCTGCTCACACGGCTATGTATGAAAATctaataaatatcaaaaattgcCTGACCCAGTGACCAGAAGAACTCGACTGAAGTTATTTGTATCACGGCATAGCGCCCATATCCAATCACGTACTCAATCAACGTAATATCGACCCTGTCGTATACTGTTTTGGTCGATGACGAAAGCATTGTGTCGTATTCCGGACAAATTCAAACCGTTGAGACTAGAATGGTGTTAAAAATGCGGCAAATGAATGGAAGATGCATTCggttaaaaattgcaaaaatgggACGTGTGGAATGTTTCATAAGATGTCTCTTCGTTTTTACTCGGAAAAAAAACTTGGACAGATATCATGTTCTCAAAACTTTCCCTTTTCTTAATCGTGAACATCGTAGTCTTACATGCTCTAAGTATCACGAAAGAAACACGACATCCGCTCATGAATGTTATACATAATGGCACTTTTTGTTGATGACTTTTCGATAATCTTCTATACTGCTGCTGTTTTTAGTATTTTACCATGAGTTGTACCTCTGCCTAAGACCTTATACTCCCTTTAATAAATTCACAGGACATAGTGAACGGTCTTAAAGATATGGGGCATACAACAAATGGAAAGAATTCCATAGCAAGTGCAACTGCAGTTCGAAGAGTCAAGGGTGGATATGCAGGCTATTCGGATGAGCGAACGGCAGGTGGCTACCCATCGGGATATTGAGGCTGTtgataaaataccagcaaaaTGCGACGGTTTCCTTTTTTCTACGTAGACTCCACCTTCAAATAAAGGCACCTCAAATTGAGTAATGGGGTAGAGAAGAAAAAACTGTGGAACCAATAAAGaagcaaaatataaacaaagaCGGGCATTTACAGTTAACAGCACAGAAAGATTACGCAACCGAAAGCTGACTTCAACCCCAAAGGTGTGCCTTTCCCTCAAAGTTTGGCGGCGTTTTTCGACCAATTTAATTCTCTCCAATGGAGTTGTCATATGTAGTATCATATGTAGTGTATAAGCTTTGTCTAATGATATGCTTAATTACTGGTACACAGTTCAATAACCACCTTTTACTTGTTTTAATTCGGTGGGTTGAGAACAAGTTCTGTATAGTGTTCACTTGCATGACTGGCAGATATAATAAAGGACACATAGAAAGGCCCCCATAGCTGCGAACGTCAGAACGTGTAATAataccgatctcaaaatatcgcaagttttccaagagttttcttttaGTAATAAGACCCATGAAAGACTGAAAAAgcgtataacactgtcataagtgtcgaaagtggcatgtaaatccaaacgttttaacatcattttagatttcccgccattttcaaaaagtaattatgtgacaaaaaaataaagattgcaacaaaatgttcgccatcgtgtgttgtgcatgcAAATATATGGCATCATACTTGTTTCTGGCATGATCACCATGTGCatatgcaggaaatactgcGCATGATAGCACCATTTTATAAGTGCGGCACCTGTTTATTTTATAATCTAAATGTGTAGGTATGGTCCAAATCAACGAGCAGTGATAGTTCTATACACGTTCTTCAGTTAGCATATTTACACAAACCAACtctcgtttgaaaataaaatcatgaaaataatgatgaaaattcgcagctatagctattggggctttaaggtGGCGTTGTACATAACAtggcatattttgctcaaaattacgtttttgcaaagattccttcaattttcattgatttattaACCTAAGATAAACAATTTGGtgagttcaccttttagcaAGACGAGCAGTCGTTAGTTGGGTGAGAAAGAATAGTAAACGTaggcaaatacatgtatgtgttgcttggtcaaattttgttaaatttcacATGTTCTTTAAAAAGTATATAACAACGACCACTCTGTTTTGCAATAAAGCtgttaatatgaaaattttgacatattGTGGTTTATTCGCAGTAAAATGAATGACTTACCAAGGGTACCCACTTTTAACCCCGAATTACTTCTACAAATTACTTCTACGAATTACTTCTACAAATGCTGTCCATCGATAGCTCGAAGTATGTCGTTGTAAACACGAACAATTGCCGTTTCAGTACTATGGTGTTGACGGTATGCAGATTGCATCTTTGTATACAGATTGTTGTCTTTCAGATGTCGATGGACGATGATGGACGATGAACAAATACTTGCAAGATTCGCTGCACGCTACCATTTACATCCATGACGCTACTCAACTACTGAGAACCTTGAACCTTGTTAAACACCTGACGTGCCTATAGTATTGTCGATGAATTCTGTAAACTTACTATACCATTGTACGTTTTGCAAAAGGGCAATCACAATTATGTCAAATCCCAATGTATCTTGTTCATTGCCCTGTTGCCACAGAAAGTACAATATCACCGACTCGGGTATTCACACAGTCGCTTGTGAACCGATACCCGACGGGccggccgctgtgtggtatgcaTTAGAAGGGAGCCTACCTGTCTAAtgtataccacacagcggccgtccCGTATCTCTTGACAAGCGACTGTTCACACAACCGGAAGGATAGCACTTTGGAACGCCCTAGGACTACCTCCACTCTTTTGTAAGTGCACTACTCATCCATGAACTTAAACATTACAACGAAATTTAAGCTAATCTAGTCTGAAATATTGCAGGGACTCATCCATTGAACGCAGTTTATCTGATTGAAATGGGACATCACTAGCACAAATATGATCTTCGACGAGACACGTTCAAACGATTAGCGGTTGCTGCAGGGGCAACTCCCCGATCCACTTTCAATAATTCGTAGCTAAAGTGGGCATTAAAGAAGTAAGCAAAGCATCCAAAccaataaattaaatatttgatgGGGAAAGCATCGCTTTCCTCATTTGTGCTTCCACGCAAAGTGTGACTTCCCGTTCTGGTCCTCTCTTCCAAGTCCCCCAACGTACATCCTTTCGGCTCGCGTCTGTTCATAAAAACTTCCCATAGAGCATAACACTATTacgtatttttcatgaaatttctaACCCGAGGTATATAGTTCGAAGTGCAAACTGACCACAGGACACAAACCGCCtcacaaatttaatataaatcTATCAGAATAGCTTAGGATTTTCAGATACTCAAACGTCTATAATTCTGATGACGTG from Ptychodera flava strain L36383 chromosome 12, AS_Pfla_20210202, whole genome shotgun sequence includes the following:
- the LOC139146282 gene encoding glutathione hydrolase 1 proenzyme-like, whose protein sequence is MNTTMEIEETKSRDISKSKKVSRKVLVVISLVCAICAVGGGLILIYALDECSFSRCSQTPPGHEELHDGSSTAHATTRVTTTVSDTKESPPTDKYFFKNAIVTADNGRCSVVGRDILQAGGSAVDGAIASLLCNGIANTLFHGIGGGNFMVIYDKKRGKVEAIDAREQAPAAATQNMYIDHPKDDASTVGGLAVGVPGEVECFWTAHMKYGKLPWKDLFEPSIKLAEEGMEIDGALAYGIRYTENYIRTMPNLGKSEKMIFEISNAECQRWPRTEVFLKDDGSLKQEGDIMFRPKLAHTYRRIAAGGAEAFYTGRLADDIVADIKEQGGIITAEDMRNYRVRFREPVTAEFDGLKAYSLPPPSSGAVLMLILNILRGYNMTEDSVRDKESKILTYHRMVEAFKFAYAKRSLLGDIDFEDVADITANMTSPEYAASLRDKIHDNQTHDYLYYGPDFYLKDDAGTSHLCATDADGNAVAVTATINLHFGSKVMGTRTGIIFNNEMDDFSTPNTTNAHGVPASESNYIKPGKRPMSSMSPTIVLDGNGDVQLLVGASGGPTITTSVALIAARTLWFGQSIQDAMNNARFHHQLIPDRIDFETKMDEDIVNGLKDMGHTTNGKNSIASATAVRRVKGGYAGYSDERTAGGYPSGY